A window of Cytobacillus sp. FSL H8-0458 genomic DNA:
AAATTTGCACAATCGGAAACGGAATGGTTGTCGATCCTAAAGCGCTTGTAAAAGAATTAGCGTACCTTCATGACAAGGGAGTTACAACAGATAACCTGCGCATTTCAAACCGCGCACATGTCATCCTTCCTTACCACCTGAAGCTTGATGAAGTGGAAGAAGAGCGCAAGGGTGCGAACAAGATTGGTACAACGAAAAAAGGCATCGGCCCTGCTTACATGGATAAAGCAGCCCGCAACGGAATCCGCATCGCGGACCTTCTTGACCGTGAAGTATTTGAAGAAAAGCTTGCGCGCAACCTGGAAGAAAAGAACCGCCTGCTTGAGCGCTTCTATGAAACAGAAGGATTCAAAATCGAAGACATCCTGGATGAATACTACGAATACGGCCAGCAGATCAAGCATTATGTCTGCGACACGTCTGTCGTGCTTAACGACGCTTTGGATGAGGGCCGCCGCGTGCTGTTCGAAGGCGCACAGGGAGTTATGCTGGATATCGACCAGGGTACGTACCCATTCGTTACATCCTCTAACCCAGTGGCTGGAGGCGTAACAATTGGTTCTGGTGTCGGTCCTACTAAAATCAAGCATGTTGTCGGTGTATCAAAGGCCTATACGACTCGTGTAGGAGACGGCCCATTCCCGACTGAGCTTGATAATGAAATCGGCAGCCAGATCCGTGAAGTCGGCCGTGAGTACGGAACAACAACTGGACGTGCCCGCCGTGTCGGCTGGTTCGACAGCGTGGTTGTCCGCCATGCCCGCCGTGTCAGCGGCATTACAGATCTTTCCCTTAACTCCATCGACGTTCTGACTGGAATTGAGACATTGAAAATCTGTACAGCTTACCGTTACAACGGAGAAGTAATCGAAGAATTCCCTGCAAGCTTAAAAGTATTGGCTGAATGTGAGCCGGTATACGAAGAGCTTCCAGGCTGGACAGAAGACATCACAGGCTGCAAATCACTCGATGAGCTTCCTGCCAATGCCCGCCATTACCTGGAGCGCGTTTCCCAGCTGACAGGAATTCCATTATCCATCTTCTCAGTCGGCCCGGACCGCACACAGACAAACGTAGTCCTTAGCCCATGGAGACAAAACTAATACTTGATCGGAAAAGCCCTGATATGATTGGGGCTTTTCTTTTTTTGTGCGGCTCGAGAAGCGGATGTGCAGTTTGCTTGGCTGTGGATCCTGGAGCGGGTTCAGACTCAAGGGGATGAAAAAGGTTTTGCAGAGTCTGAAGTCGGAGCTAGTTCAGACAGAGAAAAGGTAAATGGCCGGTGCTGAGTCCGAAGTTATGTCAAGTTCAGACAGAAGAAGGGGAAATTGGTGTTTCTGAGTCCGAAGTTGGGGCGAGTTCAGACAGAGAAAGAGGAAAAGACCGATGTTGAGTCCGAACCTGCACATCTGGGTTTTAATAGAGAAAAAATTAAAAAAGAGGAATAAACGAAGGGAATTAGGGAAAAGAATCCATAAACCGGGGAAAAAAACGCATAAATTTGGGAAAAGAACGCATAAATTAGGGAAAAGAACCCTCAAACTGGGGAAAAGAATACTCTTTTTAGGGAAAGCCCATCCCAACCAAGTGGCTGCAATCTAGTATTCATACACCTCCAGCTGCAGTCTTCCCAGCCAAAAAGAATTTTTTATAAAAAAGCTATTGCGCTATTATAAAACTCTATGATATTATAAAAAGCGTCGCCAAGGTAGCAACCTTGGAAAAATGCTTTAGGCAACAAAATTTTAGTAC
This region includes:
- a CDS encoding adenylosuccinate synthase, with the protein product MSSVVVVGTQWGDEGKGKITDFLSENAEVIARYQGGNNAGHTIKFNGETYKLHLIPSGIFYSDKICTIGNGMVVDPKALVKELAYLHDKGVTTDNLRISNRAHVILPYHLKLDEVEEERKGANKIGTTKKGIGPAYMDKAARNGIRIADLLDREVFEEKLARNLEEKNRLLERFYETEGFKIEDILDEYYEYGQQIKHYVCDTSVVLNDALDEGRRVLFEGAQGVMLDIDQGTYPFVTSSNPVAGGVTIGSGVGPTKIKHVVGVSKAYTTRVGDGPFPTELDNEIGSQIREVGREYGTTTGRARRVGWFDSVVVRHARRVSGITDLSLNSIDVLTGIETLKICTAYRYNGEVIEEFPASLKVLAECEPVYEELPGWTEDITGCKSLDELPANARHYLERVSQLTGIPLSIFSVGPDRTQTNVVLSPWRQN